The DNA segment ATTATGGAAGTTTTCACTCTACGACGTTAACACGAAGATTTGGTTCATGGTTTAAGTGCTTAGAGATGGCTGGACTTTCTGCATCAAGGTCGAGAATTGGAATATCTAATGAAGAATTATTTGAAGAACTTGAGCGTATATGGACAATACTTGGCAGACAGCCGTCGTATACACAAATGCGGGATATGTCTCGTTTTTCGATTGGAACATATGAGAAAAGATTCAACGGATGGCGGAATACATTAAAGGCATTTGTAACCTATATAAATGGAGACGAACATGAAGATTCTGTTGATAAATTACCGCTTGATGCATCAGCTACTCAGAACAGCCTAAACTATCAACATAAAACATCTCGAACGATAAACCTAAGACTAAGGTTTCTTGTTTTACAAAGAGATAATTTCTGCTGCTGTAAATGTGGAGCTTCCCCTGCAAAAGACCAGGCTGTTGAATTGCAGGTTGACCATATTATTCCTTGGTCTAAGGGAGGAGAAACGGTTATTGACAATTTGCAAACGTTGTGCTCAAAATGCAATTTAGGAAAGAGCAACCTTACTCAAGAAAAATAAAAGGAAATCATTAAAACTTATTAACAAAATATGGAGTGCTAATAATGCCAGACAACAGAAATCGTCAGCGCCCGATACAGGTAAAATTCTTTGTGAACGAAAAAGAGCTTGACCTAATAAAACAGAAAATGGCACAGATGGGAACAGACAACATGAGTGCCTATCTCCGCAAAATGGCAATCGACGGGTATGTTGTAAATTTGGATATGCCTGAACTCCGTGAGCTGACTTCCAAAATGAAACGGATATCCAACAGCGAAAACCAGATTGCCAAACAGCTCAACACAACGGGTAACATCTACGAAGCTGACATTGAAGAAATCAAAAAGAATCAGGAGGAAATTTACGAAGGCATTAAAAAAATCCTGCTTTCTCTTTCCCATCTGAAATGATGTCAGCTCCGTAGGAGCGTAGCCGATTTTGAAAAAATCGTCAAAGGGTTTGGGATGCTTCCCAACAAGCTTTTGCAAAAGTCAGCTTCGCTGAAATTTGCAAAACGCACGATGTGTGTACACACGTGCACTGCTTGCCAATTTTGTTTTGACCTTTGTACGCAGATGGAAGATTTACATTTTTCGCAAAATCGGCAAGGCTGTATTTTCTGAAAAATCACAGTGTGCAGTTACACCTGCTGTGCTTGCTATCCCAGAGATACTTTAGAATCAAAGCGAATGAAAAGGAGGCTCGACAGGATGGATGAGAAACAAAAAGAGGAAGAAGTTCGTGAGCTTACTCCCGAAGAAATAGACGATATGATTCTTGAAGAACAGATTGCGAGTGGAGAGTATGACGAGGAAGTTTCCGAATACTACTTCTCCAATCCCGACCCGTATGCCAAGGTCGAGTCTCGCCCCGATGATGCACCAAAGCGTGACATCAAGTTTGATGAGAACGGTAACATTGTTGTAAGAAATCTGTCTGCCTTTTGGCTGCCCGAATTGACAATCGTGGATGAAATCGGCGGCGCAGAATATACCGTTACAGGCAGCTATGAGGGCACGGAAACTCTTGATAAAAAGCTCAAACGCATTATGGAGCAGAACGCTGCCGATGATAAATCCGATATCACGGAGGATGGCGAATGAATAACGACACCTCTCTTGATATAAACAACAATTCCAATCCTGTACAGACAGTT comes from the Eubacteriaceae bacterium Marseille-Q4139 genome and includes:
- a CDS encoding HNH endonuclease; amino-acid sequence: MKFEVTDYHRYSSDSELIDDLKHVAEIIKKDTVTLDEYNDYGSFHSTTLTRRFGSWFKCLEMAGLSASRSRIGISNEELFEELERIWTILGRQPSYTQMRDMSRFSIGTYEKRFNGWRNTLKAFVTYINGDEHEDSVDKLPLDASATQNSLNYQHKTSRTINLRLRFLVLQRDNFCCCKCGASPAKDQAVELQVDHIIPWSKGGETVIDNLQTLCSKCNLGKSNLTQEK
- the mobC gene encoding plasmid mobilization relaxosome protein MobC produces the protein MPDNRNRQRPIQVKFFVNEKELDLIKQKMAQMGTDNMSAYLRKMAIDGYVVNLDMPELRELTSKMKRISNSENQIAKQLNTTGNIYEADIEEIKKNQEEIYEGIKKILLSLSHLK